The genomic segment GGAGCATCTTCAGATGCTCCCTCTTGTCGGGAGGGTCTGAAGACCCTCCCCTACTTGCTCCCTCTTGTCGGGAGGGTCTGAAGACCCTCCCCTACGCATGATGACCAACATAAGCCTTTCAAAGAATGGCAAAAGTCGAGCTAAGGACGACTTCAGCACCGAAAGAGCGCCTGAAGGCCATGGTCGATGCCGTACCCTCCGTGGTACGGGGCCCGGCTACGCTGAGTTTTCCATCCATGCCGGACGCACCCTCAATCTGATCGAATTCCCCCCCCCGGTGTGTTAGAATTTCCCGCCCTATGGCACTCCGGTGTCCGACCTGCAAAAAGGAGATCGTTTGGGAGGGGAACGTCAGCCGACCCTTCTGCTCCGACCACTGCCGGAACGTGGATCTCGGACGATGGCTCCATGAAGAGTACGCCGTTCGGCATGATCAAGATGCGGATGCCGAATCGGGATCGCGCCTCCCGGCCAACGATCCCCGAAAGTCCTGATCCATGGTCCGCCGCATCATCATCCTTGTCGTCTCTTTGGCCATCGTCGCCGTCGCGCCGCTCCTCCTCGTCCGGACCCAATTCGCCCAGGAGTGGCTCAAGCGTCGAATTCACTCCGCACTCGCCGATGCCGGCATCGACGGCACCATCGGAAGCCTCGAAGTAAAACCCCTGCCGCTCGAACTGAGGGTCCGGGATCTCTCCCTGCAATTCACGGCGAAATCGTCCCTCGATGTGCGCCTCAAGATTCCGACCGCGCTCGCACGCCCCTCTCTCCTCGGACTGGCTCGCCGCGAACTGCGCCTGGACGAACTGGAAATCGACTCCCCCCACGCGGAGGTCGTCCTCTCCAAGGGTTCCCCCTCAACCAAACCCGTCGGCGCCACGTCGAAACCGAAGTTGTCCGTCGGTCGATTCGTCCTCACCCGCGGCGAGCTGTCCTTTCATCATGCAACCGAAGGGTATGGGGCGAGCCTTTCCGGCCTGAACCTCAAGTACGAAGAATCCCCATCCCAACACGTCGAATGGAGCGTCGATTCCGCGGCGATGAGCGCGCATGAATCCGTGCAAATAGGCTCCATGCGCGGACGGGGAAAGGCATCGATCGAGAAAGGTCGATACCGGATCGAAGACGTCGAGTGGGTCAGCGGGGAACAGACGCTGCATTTTTCCGGTGAGATGGTTCCG from the Nitrospirota bacterium genome contains:
- the yacG gene encoding DNA gyrase inhibitor YacG; this translates as MALRCPTCKKEIVWEGNVSRPFCSDHCRNVDLGRWLHEEYAVRHDQDADAESGSRLPANDPRKS